A window from Peromyscus eremicus chromosome 1, PerEre_H2_v1, whole genome shotgun sequence encodes these proteins:
- the Irgc gene encoding interferon-inducible GTPase 5, protein MATSRLPSVPEEETTILMAKEELEALRSAFESGDIPQAASRLRELLANTESTRLEVGVTGESGAGKSSLINALRGLGAEDPGAALTGVVETTMQPSPYPHPQFPDVTLWDLPGAGSPGCSADKYLKQVDFGRYDFFLLVSPRRCGAVETRLAAEILRQGKKFYFVRTKVDEDLAATRNQRPSGFSEAVVLQEIRDHCAERLRAAGLNDPRIFLVSNLSPARYDFPMLVSTWEHDLPAHRRHAGLLSLPDISLEALQKKKDMLQEQVLKTALVSGVIQALPVPGLAAAYDDALLIRSLRGYHRSFGLDDDSLAKLAEQVGKQAGDLRSVIRSPLANEVSPETVLRLYSQSSDGAMRVARAFERGIPVFGTLVAGGISFGTVYTMLQGCLNEMAEDAQRVRIKALEEDESQAAEVSLEAAGDIGVEKRVAAGEGTSEEAPLSTRRKIGLLLKYVLDSWKRRDLPEDK, encoded by the coding sequence ATGGCAACTTCCAGGTTGCCCTCCGTGCCTGAGGAGGAGACCACCATCCTCATGGCCAAGGAAGAGCTGGAGGCCCTGCGCTCGGCCTTTGAGTCTGGCGACATCCCTCAGGCCGCCTCTCGCCTCCGGGAGCTGCTGGCCAACACGGAGAGCACCCGGCTGGAGGTGGGCGTCACGGGCGAGTCCGGAGCCGGCAAGTCCTCCCTCATCAATGCCCTGCGTGGCCTGGGGGCCGAGGATCCCGGCGCAGCTCTCACCGGGGTCGTGGAGACCACCATGCAGCCTTCGCCTTACCCGCACCCACAGTTTCCCGACGTGACCCTGTGGGACCTGCCGGGGGCCGGTTCTCCAGGCTGCTCAGCAGACAAGTACCTGAAGCAGGTGGACTTCGGCCGCTATGACTTCTTCCTGCTCGTCTCCCCCCGCCGCTGCGGCGCCGTGGAGACCCGCCTGGCTGCGGAGATCCTGCGCCAGGGCAAGAAGTTCTACTTCGTGCGCACCAAGGTGGACGAGGATCTGGCGGCCACCCGCAACCAGCGACCCTCGGGCTTCAGCGAGGCCGTGGTCCTCCAGGAGATCCGGGATCACTGCGCGGAGCGGCTGCGGGCAGCCGGTCTGAATGACCCCCGCATCTTCCTGGTGTCCAACCTGTCGCCAGCCCGCTATGACTTCCCGATGCTCGTGTCCACCTGGGAGCACGACCTGCCCGCCCACCGTCGCCACGCCGGCCTGCTGTCCCTGCCTGACATCTCGCTGGAGGCTCTGCAAAAGAAGAAGGACATGCTCCAAGAGCAGGTGCTCAAGACTGCCTTGGTGTCCGGGGTCATCCAGGCCCTGCCTGTCCCCGGACTAGCAGCCGCCTACGATGACGCCCTGCTCATCCGTTCTCTGCGCGGCTACCACCGCAGCTTCGGCCTAGACGACGACTCGCTGGCCAAGCTGGCCGAGCAGGTGGGCAAGCAGGCAGGGGACCTGCGCTCTGTCATCCGCTCCCCTCTGGCCAACGAGGTCTCCCCAGAGACTGTCCTGCGACTCTACTCGCAGTCCTCGGACGGCGCCATGCGGGTGGCCCGTGCCTTCGAGAGGGGCATCCCTGTGTTCGGCACGCTGGTGGCTGGGGGCATCAGCTTCGGCACGGTCTACACCATGCTCCAGGGCTGTCTCAATGAGATGGCTGAGGACGCCCAACGCGTCCGCATCAAGGCCCTGGAGGAAGATGAGTCCCAGGCCGCCGAGGTGAGCTTGGAGGCGGCTGGTGACATCGGTGTGGAGAAGCGGGTCGCCGCCGGGGAGGGAACCAGCGAGGAAGCCCCGCTGTCCACCCGCAGGAAGATCGGCCTCCTCCTCAAGTACGTTCTTGACAGCTGGAAGAGGCGTGATTTGCCAGAAGACAAGTAA